The nucleotide window AAACGCCCCGGATGCATACGGCATTCAATACATGGTCAACGTATTGTCATGATACACCATCTCCCTCTCCCGTGTATACATTTTCCCAAAGCGAAAAATGCCGGGCAGGAAATTCCCGCCCGGCATTTTCATTGACGTCGCTCAAGATTATTTTTCGTACACCGCGCCGCGCGAGGCCGAAGTCACGAGCTTGGCGTAGCGGCGGAGGAAGGGCGATGTGATCTCCTTGGCCACGGGCTTGAAGGCCTTGCGCCGCTCTTCGAGCTCGGCTTCGTCCACAAGCAGTTCGATGGACCGGGCCGGGATGTCGATGCTGATCCTGTCGCCGTCCTGGATCAGGCCGCACGGGCCGCCCGCCGCCGCTTCCGGCGAGATGTGGCCGATGGCCGCGCCGCGCGTTCCGCCGGAGAACCGGCCGTCGGTGACCAGGGCCACGGACTCGCCCAACCCCATGCCGGAAATGGCCGAGGTCGGGGTGAGCATCTCGCGCATGCCGGGGCCGCCCTTGGGGCCTTCATAGAGCACGACCACCACGTCGCCGGACACGATCTTGCCGCCCAGGATGGCCTCCACGGCCTCCTCCTCGGAGTTGAACACGCGGGCGGTGCCGGTGTTCCGCATCATCTCCGGGGCCACGGCGGACTGCTTCACGCAGCACCCCTCGGGCGCGATGTTGCCGTACAGGATGGCGATGCCGCCCTCTTCGGAATACGGGTTGTCGATGGGCCGGACGATCTCGGGGTTGGTCACCCGGGCGTTCATGTCCTTGAGGTTCTCGCCCAGGGTCTTGCCGGTGACGGTCATGACGTCCAGGTTGAGCAGGTCGCGCTTGACCAGCTCGGACATGACGGCGGGGATGCCGCCCGCCTCCTCCAGGTCCTCCATGTAGTGGGGACCGGCCGGGGAAAGCTTGCACAGGTTCGGGGTCTTGACGCTGATCTCGTTGAACATCGAAAGATCGAGGTCCAGCCCGGCCTCGGCGAACAGGGCGGGCAGATGGAGCGTGGTGTTGGTGGAGCAGCCGAGCGCCATGTCCATGGTCACGGCGTTGTGCACGGCCTTCTCGGTGACGATGTCGCGGGGTTTGATGTCGCGCTCCAGCATCTCCATGACCTGCATGCCCGCCTTCTTGGCCAGCCGGATGCGGGCGGACATGACCGCCGGGATGGTGCCGTTGCCGGGCAGGGCCAGGCCGATGGACTCGGAAAGACAGTTCATGGAGTTGGCCGTGAACATGCCCGCGCAGGAGCCGCAGGTGGGGCAGGCCCCGGCGGTGTACTCCTCAAGCTCGTCCTCGGTCATCAGCCCGGCGCGGACCTTGCCCACGCCCTCGAACACGGTGATCAGGTCGGACGTCTTCTTGTGCCCGGACAGCATGGGGCCGCCGGACACGATGACCGCCGGGATGTTCAGCCGCAGCATGGCCATGAGCATGCCGGGGACGATCTTGTCGCAGTTGGGGATGCAGACGATGGCGTCGAACGGATGGGCGGTTGCCATGATCTCCACGGAGTCGGCGATGATCTCGCGGCTGGGCAGGGACATCTTCATGCCCTCGTGGTTCATGGCCAGCCCGTCGCATACCCCGATGGCCGGGAACTCGAGCGGCGTGCCGCCGGCCAGGCGAATGCCCGCCTTGACGGCCTCGGCAATGGTGTCCAGATGCACATGACCGGGAATGATGTCGTTCTGGGCGTTGCATACGCCGATCAGCGGCCTGTCCATCTCTTCCTTGGACAACCCGCTCGCATACAAAAGCGAACGGTGCGGGGCCTTCTCCAATCCACCAGTCATCTTCTTGCTACGCATCGAAATTCTCTCCTAACTAAATAAAATTCGGAGTGGTAGTTCACACCGGATAGGGGCCGGGTGTCAACTTGTTTGGAAGAAGGGGCCTCCGGCGGCCGGGGGAAGGGGAGGAAAAACCCTTTGGGAAAGGGTTCTTTCCTCCCCTTCCCCCGGACCCCCATCCCCTCCTTTTCCTAAACTTTTTGTGCGCGCATCCGCGCGGGGTTGAGGACAAGACAATAGTACGTCTGGTCCTTCCCTTCTTACACCCCGAGGCTTTCGAGAGTGGTGCAGATGTGCCGCTATCGGAAGCCGCCGAGCAAGAAAAAGGCCCCTCCGGGCGAAAACCGGAGGGGCCTACTATATCGAAGGAGAAGCCGTATTTTGTTTTTGGCGTCGGTTACCAGCGGCTGTTGGAGCGCGACATGGCGCTGGTGCCTCTGGTGGCGCCGGCGGGCATCATGCCCGGGGCCTTGGGGGCGTCTTCCACGGGCTTGAGGTTTCCGTCCTCGTCTTCGCGGTGTTCGCGGTAGGCGATGATGTCCTGGACGGTGCACACGGCCATTTCGTTCTTGATGGCAAAGCCCACGATCTCGTGCAGCTTGGCCATGGTGCCGTCGGGGTTGGTCAGCTCGCAGAGCACGCCGCAGGGGTTGAGTCCGGCAAGCCGCATGAGGTCCACGGTGGCCTCGGTGTGGCCGCCGCGTTCGAGCACGCCGCCGGAGCGGGCGCAGAGCGGGAACACGTGGCCGGGCCGGGCCAGGTCGCCGGGCTTGGCGTCCGGGGCGATGGCCGCCTTGACCGTTGTCACCCGGTCGGCTGCGGACACGCCGGTGGTCACGCCCTGGGCGGCCTCGATGGACACCGTGAACGCGGTCCCGAACTGGCTCTCGTTTTCCTCCACCATCATGGGGAGGTCGAGCTGCAGGGCCTTTTCTTCGCTCATGCACAGGCAGACGATGCCGCTGCATTCGCGGATGAGCATGGCCATTTGCTCATTGGTCAGTGTTTCGGCGGCGAAGATGAGGTCGCCCTCGTTTTCGCGATTCGCGTCGTCGGTGACCAGGATGCCCCGGCCCTTGCGCAACAAGGCGATCGCGTTTTCGACCCGCGAGATCGGGCCGCCGAACTGTTTGAGGATTGGCTGATCCATCATCAAAGAAACCCTCCAAGGAGGTTAGGGATGAATCAGGGCGCGTAGACAGAGTGGCGGGCACGGCTTGAGCGCCGGTGTTCGCCGGAACGCATGCGCACCATGAGGCGAGGACCGCCGGGATGCGCAAACGCAGAACTGCCTCATTCTCTTCCATCCGGACTCTTACCGTCGGCCCCGGAATCACACCGGA belongs to Pseudodesulfovibrio portus and includes:
- the ilvD gene encoding dihydroxy-acid dehydratase, with the protein product MRSKKMTGGLEKAPHRSLLYASGLSKEEMDRPLIGVCNAQNDIIPGHVHLDTIAEAVKAGIRLAGGTPLEFPAIGVCDGLAMNHEGMKMSLPSREIIADSVEIMATAHPFDAIVCIPNCDKIVPGMLMAMLRLNIPAVIVSGGPMLSGHKKTSDLITVFEGVGKVRAGLMTEDELEEYTAGACPTCGSCAGMFTANSMNCLSESIGLALPGNGTIPAVMSARIRLAKKAGMQVMEMLERDIKPRDIVTEKAVHNAVTMDMALGCSTNTTLHLPALFAEAGLDLDLSMFNEISVKTPNLCKLSPAGPHYMEDLEEAGGIPAVMSELVKRDLLNLDVMTVTGKTLGENLKDMNARVTNPEIVRPIDNPYSEEGGIAILYGNIAPEGCCVKQSAVAPEMMRNTGTARVFNSEEEAVEAILGGKIVSGDVVVVLYEGPKGGPGMREMLTPTSAISGMGLGESVALVTDGRFSGGTRGAAIGHISPEAAAGGPCGLIQDGDRISIDIPARSIELLVDEAELEERRKAFKPVAKEITSPFLRRYAKLVTSASRGAVYEK
- the ribB gene encoding 3,4-dihydroxy-2-butanone-4-phosphate synthase; protein product: MDQPILKQFGGPISRVENAIALLRKGRGILVTDDANRENEGDLIFAAETLTNEQMAMLIRECSGIVCLCMSEEKALQLDLPMMVEENESQFGTAFTVSIEAAQGVTTGVSAADRVTTVKAAIAPDAKPGDLARPGHVFPLCARSGGVLERGGHTEATVDLMRLAGLNPCGVLCELTNPDGTMAKLHEIVGFAIKNEMAVCTVQDIIAYREHREDEDGNLKPVEDAPKAPGMMPAGATRGTSAMSRSNSRW